Below is a window of Streptomyces qaidamensis DNA.
CGCCAGCCTGATCGTCGACCTGCTTTACGCGGTCCTGGACCCGAGGATCCGGTATGCCTGACAAGACCATCGAGAAGAGGGTCGACGCCCTTCCCGGGGACACCGCGAGCACTGCCGGCGTCGTCGTGACCGATTCCGGTCCGGCTCCCGACAAGGCGCGCAGCCTGTGGTCCGACGCCTGGCACGACCTGCGGCGCAACCCGCTGTTCCTGGTATCGGCCGTGCTGATCGTGTTCCTGCTCGTGATGTCGCTCTGGCCGGGCCTGTTCACCAGCGCCTCGCCGCGCGACGCCGACCTGGCCAAGCACTACCTGGGCAAGCCGAACTGGGGCCACTTCTTCGCCCCGGACTGGCTCGGCTACGACGTCCAGGGCCGCTCGATCTACGCCCGTGTCGTCCACGGTGCCCGCGCCTCGATCACCGTGGGTGTGGGTGTCACCGTCGCCGTCACCATTCTCGGCACGGTCATCGGCATGATCGCCGGCTACTTCGGCGGCTGGACCGACACCCTGCTCTCGCGGATGACCGACATCTTCCTCGGCATCCCGTTCCTGCTCGGCGCCCTGGTGGTGCTCAACTCCTTCGAGGAGCGCACCGTCTGGGTCGTCATCATGGCCCTGGCCTTCCTCGGCTGGACCCAGATCGCCCGAGTCGCCCGCGGTGCCGTGATCACCATCAAGCAGGCGGACTACGTGGTGGCCGCCAGGGCACTCGGTGCCTCGACGTCCCGGATCCTGTTCCGGCACATCCTGCCCAACGCGCTCGCGCCCATCATCGTCGTGGCGACCATCGCACTCGGCGGCTACATCGCGGCCGAAGCGACCCTGTCCTTCCTGGGCGTGGGTCTCGGTGACACGGCCGTGTCCTGGGGCGGCGACGTGGCGCGTGGACGTGAGCAGCTCCGTATCGCCCCCCACACCCTGATCATCCCCTCGGTGATGGTCTCGATCACGGTGCTCTCGTTCCTGATGTTCGGCGATGCGGTACGCAACGCCCTCGACCCCAAGCTGCGCTGAGGGAGGCGTACGTGACCATCATCGATGAAACGGCCGAGAGCCCCTCGGCCGACGGCTCGCAGGGCGCGGGCCGCCCGCTGCTCGAAGTCCGTGACCTGCACGTGGAGTTCCGCACCCGCGACGGAGTCGCCAAGGCCGTCAACGGCGTCAACTACTCCGTCGCCGCGGGTGAGACGCTCGCCGTGCTCGGCGAGTCCGGCTCCGGCAAGTCCGTCACCGCCCAGGCCATCATGGGCATCCTCGACATGCCGCCCGGCAGCATCCCCAAGGGAGAGATCCTCTTCCGCGGCCAGGACATGCTGAAGATGTCCGGCGAAGAGCGCCGGAAGATCCGCGGCAACAAGATCGCGATGATCTTCCAGGACGCGCTCTCCTCGTTGAACCCGGTGCTCTCGGTGGGCTACCAGCTCGGCGAGATGTTCCGCGTGCACCAGGGCATGTCCAAGAAGGACGCCAAGGCCAAGGCGATCGAGCTGATGGACCGGGTGAAGATCCCGGCCGCGAAGGAGCGCGTCGGGGACTACCCGCACCAGTTCTCCGGCGGTATGCGCCAGCGCATCATGATCGCCATGGCGCTCGCGCTGGAGCCGGACCTGATCATCGCCGACGAGCCGACCACGGCCCTCGACGTGACGGTCCAGGCCCAGGTGATGGACCTGCTCGCGGAGCTGCAGCGCGAGTACAACATGGGTCTGATCCTGATCACCCACGACCTCGGCGTGGTCGCCGACGTCGCGGACAAGATCGCGGTGATGTACGCAGGGCGCATCGTCGAGCACGCCCCGGTGCACGAGCTGTACAAGCGGCCCGCGCACCCGTACACCAAGGGTCTGCTGCACTCGATCCCGCGCCTGGACCAGAAGGGCCAGGAGCTGTACGCGATCAAGGGCCTGCCGCCCAACCTGACGCGTATCCCGTCCGGCTGCGCCTTCAACCCGCGGTGCCCGCAGGCGCAGGACATCTGCCGTACGGACATCCCGCCGCTGCACCCCGTCACCGAGCGGGACGGCGGCGAGCTGACCGGCCGCGGCAGCGCGTGCCACTTCTGGAAGGAGACGATCCATGGCTGAGCTGGGCAAGAAGGACGAGTCCATGGACGCCGCCCCCAGCGTCACCGAGGTCGAGACGGTCGACGTCGCGACCGAGGAGGCGGCGGTGGCCGCGCTCGACGCGCCGGCGGAGCGCGGTGAGCCGATCCTCCAGGTGCGCAACCTGGTCAAGCACTTCCCGCTGACCCAGGGCATCCTGTTCAAGCGTCAGGTCGGCGCGGTCAAGGCCGTGGACGGGATCTCCTTCGACCTCTACCAGGGCGAGACGCTCGGCATCGTGGGCGAGTCCGGCTGTGGCAAGTCCACGGTCGCCAAGCTGCTGATGATGCTGGAGAAGGCCACCGCGGGCGAGGTCTTCTACAAGGGCCAGGACATCACCAAGCTGTCCGGGCGGGCGCTGAAGGCGGTCCGCCGGAACATCCAGATGGTGTTCCAGGACCCGTACACCTCGCTCAACCCCCGTATGACGGTGGGCGACATCATCGGGGAGACCTTCGAGATCCACCCCGAGGTGGCGCCGAAGGGCGACCGCCGCCGCAAGGTCCAGGACCTCCTGGACGTGGTCGGTCTCAACCCCGAGTACATCAACCGCTACCCGCACCAGTTCTCCGGCGGTCAGCGCCAGCGCATCGGCATCGCCCGCGGCCTGGCCCTGAACCCCGAGATCATCATCTGCGACGAGCCGGTCTCCGCGCTCGACGTGTCCGTTCAGGCGCAGGTCATCAACCTGATGGAGAAGCTCCAGGACGAGTTCAACCTGTCCTACCTCTTCATCGCGCACGACCTGTCGATCGTCCGGCACATCTCGGACCGCGTGGGCGTGATGTACCTCGGCAAGATGGCCGAGATCGGCACGGACACGGAGATCTACGACCACCCGACGCACCCCTACACCCAGGCGCTGCTGTCGGCCGTCCCGGTCCCCGACCCGGAGTCCCGCGAGGGCCGCGAGCGGATCATCCTCACCGGCGACGTCCCGTCCCCGGCCAACCCGCCCTCGGGCTGCCGCTTCCGTACCCGCTGCTGGAAGGCCGAGGACAAGTGCGCCCAGGAGGCCCCCCTCCTGGCGGTCCCCGAGCGCTTCAAGGGCGAGGACACCCCGGCGGCCCACGATTCCGCCTGCCACTTCGCAGAGGAAAAGGACGTGGTCCACGCGGCCTGACCGGCTGTTCCCGGTTCCCGGCACCTTCCAGGGGGTGCCGGGAACCGGCGTCTGTGGCCCTGAAGGAGGCCCTCGGGGCCGTCGGCACCGCTCAGCCCCAACTGCGTTAACACGCAGGCAACTTCGCTGACCCGGTTCCGATATACGGACACGTCAGGCTGGTCAGCGTACGGCCGTGCGGGTGCCGTAGACGGGCCGGGCGCCGGCAGGCGTCCCGGCCCGTTGCCGTGTTCAGGCGGTCGGCATGCCCAGGGAGCGCTTCAGGAAGTCGACCTGGAGCAGGAGCAGGTTCTCGGCGACCTGTTCCTGCGGGGTGATGTGGGTGACGCCGGACAGCGGCAACACCTCGTGGGGGCGGCCGGCGGCCAGCAGGGCCGAGGACAGGCGCAGGGCGTGGGCGACCACCACGTTGTCGTCGGCGAGACCGTGCACGATCATCAGAGGGCGGTGCGGCTCGGCGGGGGAGGACAACCCCTCGGCGGTCACCAGCGAACTCTTGGCGTAGGACTCCGGGTGTTCCGCGGGCGTGCCCAGGTACCGCTCCGTGTAGTGGGTGTCGTACAGGGCCCAGTCCGTCACCGGCGCGCCCGCGATGCCCGCGTGGAAGACGTCCGGGCGGCGCAGCACCGCCAGACCCGCCAGCCAGCCGCCGAAGGACCAGCCGCGGATCGCCACCCGGGACAGGTCCAGGGGGTAGCGCTTCGCGAGATCCTCCAGCGCCTCCACCTGGTCGTCCAGCGACAACGTGAAGTCGTGGTGGACCGCTTTCTCCCAGGCGGGGGACCGGCCCGGGGTGCCGCGGCCGTCCGCGACCACGACCGCGAAGCCCTGGTCCGCGAACCACTGCGACGTGAGGTGGGCGTTGTGGGAGGCGACCACCCGCTGACCGTGGGGGCCTCCGTAGGGGTCCATGAGCACCGGCAGGGGGGTGTCACCGTCGTAGTCCCGAGGCATAAGCACGGCGCACGGGACGCGGCGTGCGCCCCCCTCGGTGAGCGTCACGCGGGGGGACATACCAGGATCTTCCGCGTACGAAGGGACAGTCCTGGTCGGTTTTCCGTCGCGCAGGACCTGCGCGCGCGAACCTGGCCGGTTCAGTGTCGCCGAGACCAGAACCGTCACCTCCCCGGCCCGCACCGCCGCGTGCACGCCCGGCTCCTGCGACACCCGCTCCACGCCCAGCTCGTTCACCCGGTACACATGCACCTGGCCCGTCTCCGCCTCACCGGCGGCCTCCGCACCCGCCGATGCCGAGATCAGCACGTCGTGCTCGGAGACGTCCAGCACGGCCCGAACGTGCAACTGCCCGCCGGTGAGCGGCCGGTCCCCGACCGCCAGCACCCGCGCACCGCCCTCGTCGGCGATCCGCACCAGCTGCCCGGACGGGCTCCAGCAGGGCACGCCGGGGAAAAGATCAAGCCATGTTCGATCTTCGTCGGCGTGCACCATCCGCGTCGCGCCGGAGTCCGGATCCACGGCCAGGATCAGCTGACTGCGCTGGTCGCGCGCCTGTACGAGCAGCAGCGGCGCGCCCGCCGCTGACCAGTGGACATGTGCCAGGTACGGAAAGCGCGCCCGGTCCCAGGCGACCTCCGTGCGCAGCCCGTCCAGCCCGACCACGAACAGCCGCACCTCCGCGTTGCCCGTGCCCGCCGCCGGGTACGGCACCCGCTGCGGCTCCCGCTCCGGATGCGCCGGGTCGGCGATCCACCACCGCCCCACCGGCGTGTCGTCCACCCGCGCCATGAGCAGCCGGTCCGACTCCGGAGCCCACCAGAAGCCCCGCGAACGCCCCATCTCCTCGGCGGCGATGAACTCGGCCAGCCCGTACGAGACGTTCTCCGACTCCGGCTCGGCGAGCGCCCGGTCGCCCTCCCCCTCGGCGCCCACCACCCGCAGGGCACCCTGCGCGACATAGGCGACATGCCGCCCGTCGGGCGCCGGACGCGGGTCGATCACGGGCCCCGGCGCGGGCAGCTCACGTGCCGTCCCGGCCCGCAGCTCGGCCGCGAAAAGCCGCCCTGACAAGGCAAAAGAGGCCAATTCTACGGCCGAGTCGGTGGCGTATCCGACGATGCCGGCGCCACCCTCGCGGCTGCGTTCGCGCCGGGCCCGTTCCTCGGGTGAGAGCTCCTCCGAGGAGCCGCCCAGCAGAGCGCGCGGGTCGGCGGCCACGCGCTCCCCGCCCTCCTCCACATCGAGGACCCAGAGCGAATTCGCCCGGTCCGTACCGGAACCGGAGCGCAGGAACACGACACGCGAACCGTCGGGCGCCACGGTGAACGAACGCGGCGCGCCGAGCGTGAAGCGCTGGGTACGGGCGTGCCGTCGGGGGAAGGAGTGAGGCTCGGTCGTCATGCCCTGACCATATTGGCCATGCGCCCCCTTGTGCGGCCGTGCGCCGACCGATGCGCGCAGACGGATAGTTATGATCAATGTCGCATAGTGGGTATGAACCTGCTGGCTGCTGTACTGATTTGATGCCCCCATAGTCCGACCCCCCGCGCCCTCGTGGATCTTTGGAGGTGAACCGCCGTGGCACTCTCGATTTCGGCGGTGGTGCTGCTGGCGATCATCGTCTTCTTGTTGATCAAGAAGTCGGGTCTGAAGGCGGGGCATGCGATCGTCTGCATGCTGCTCGGCTTCTACCTCGCCTCCTCGACCGTCGCTCCGACGATCAACGAGCTGACGACGAACATCGCGGGAATGATCGGCAGCATCAAGTTCTGAGCGCTGCGCGCTCCTGTGTCAGTTCCCTTTCGCGTAGGGCACGACGCCGGTCCACGCGGCGGGGGCGAAGGCCAGCCGGGGACCCTCGACGACCTTCGAGTCACGGACGTGCACGGTGCCGGGTTCTTCGGCGACCTCGACGCAGGAGTCCGTCTCCGCGCCGCTGCTGTAGCCGCTCTTGAACCACGCCAAGTCGGAGGCGCCCCCGTACGAGGTCTTGTGGATCATGTCTCCCCCAGCAGGTGTTCGATGAAGGTGGTCGACTCACGCGGCGTGAGAGCCTGCGCCCGGTGATGCCATACCGAAGTGCCCCCGAGTTCGTCTCCCGGTCCAACCCGGGGAACGACTGGGTCGGCAAGATGCGCGACTATCCGCTGCCCGGCATTCCGATCTACGCGATTTTCGATCCCCGTTCCGGCAGTGGCGCCGTCTTCACCGACATCCACTCCACTCCGGACGGCCCCCGGTACGCCACCGGCAAGCTTCGTCTACGGGGAGGACGTCACCATCGGTGACTGGACCATCTCCACCAGCGGCCTGCCGCGCTACCAGGGCGACGACGGGCTCGGCGACGAGGGGTGACGGGCAGCGGTCCTGTGCCTCGTAGGCTGGTCCCATGACGGAACTGCCCTCCCGGCGTCTGCTGCTGGTGCACGCGCACCCGGACGACGAGTCGATCAACAACGGCGCGACCATGGCCAGGTACGCGGCCGGGGGTGCCCACGTCACCCTGGTCACGTGCACCCTCGGTGAGCGCGGCGAGGTCATCCCGCCCGAGCTCGCGCATCTGACGGGCGCCGCCCTGGGCCAGCACCGCCGCCGTGAACTCACCGCCGCCATGGCCGAGCTCGGCGTCCGCGACGTCCGCCTGCTCGGCGGCGCCGGGCGCTACAGCGACTCCGGGATGATGGGCCTGCCCGACAACGACGACCCCGCCTGCTTCTGGCAGGCAGACGTCGACGAGGCCGCCGCGCACCTCGTCGAGGTGATCCGCGAGGTCCGCCCCCAGGTCCTCGTCACCTACGACGACAACGGCGGCTACGGCCACCCCGACCACATCCAGGCCCACCGCGTCGCCATGCGCGCCGTCGAGCTGGCCGCAGACGCCGGGCTGCCGATCCCCAAGGTGTACTGGAACCGGGTCCCCCGGCCGGTTGTGGAGGAGTCCTTCGCACGGCTCCGGGAGGACCTGCCCGGCACGCCCTTCACCAAGGCCGCCGACGTCGACGACGTCCCGGGTGTCGTGCCCGAGGAGCGGATCACCACCGAGATCGACGGCACCGCCCACGCCGGGGCCAAGGCCGCCGCGATGCGTGCCCACGCCACCCAGATCACCGTGGCCGGACCGTACTTCGTGCTCTCCAACGAACTCGCCCAGCCGGTCCTCACGACCGAGTACTACGAGCTGGTGCGAGGCGAGCGGGCCCCCGGCCCGCGGGAGACGGACCTGTTCGCCGGCGTCGAGGAGGCCTCATGAACGACCGTACGCCGATGCTCGCCCAGCCGATGCGGCCGCCCACCGCCGGACGCGCCGCCGCCTGCCTCGCGTTCTTCGTGCTCGGCGCCGTGGTCGGCGTGGCCGGGGCGCTGGTACAGCCCGGCTGGTTCCCGGGCGGGCTGCTGCTCGCCCTGGCCGGTGAGGCCGGTGCCGTCCTGGGGGCGACCCGCGTCCTGCGCGGCCGGGCCGGGGGCGTAGCGGTCGCCGCGGGCTGGATGCTCGCCGTCGTCCTGCTCACCGCCAGCCGCACCGAGGGCGACTTCGTCTTCGCCGCCGGGAGCGGCTCCTATCTCTTCCTGCTCGGGGGCATCGCCGTAGCTGTGATCTGCGCCACCCTCGCCCCGGGGCGGCAACCGGACGGCGATCCCGTCCGACTTGCCAAGTGACGTACCACTTCGCCAGGACGTGACGGTGGGGGTCCGGTGTGGGTTTCCCCGGCGGTCACGGGATGCGGGCGAGAAGTGGCCAGTATGGTGGTGCGCGCCGCCGAGCTGCCCGCGTGAGGTCGTGTGGGGCGGCGGAGCCAACCGGGAGAACCTGCCTTGAGTCGTGAAACTGACACTCCGTCCTCCGGGCCCAACGGGCGCGGCGGAGCCGCCTACCCGTCGGGTACGCCGCCGTACGGGACCCCGACGGTCTCCGACGCCGGTGCGGACGCGGGCCGTTCCGCCACGCGGCCGGAGGAACGCAAGACCGAGACCACGCTGACGACCCGGATCCGGATCAACATCCCCGGGTCGCGGCCGATTCCGCCCGTGGTGGTGCGCAAGCCCGTCGCGGAGGCGGAGGGCCCGGCCGACACCGACACGCGCGGTGACGAGCCGACGGCGCCGGGCGCCGCTCCGTCCGCGGGCGCGGTCGAGTCTCCCGCCGATCCCGCGCAGCCGGGCGACGACAAGCCGGCCAGCGACTGGTTCGCGCCGCGCAAGTCCGGCGGAGGCAAGGGCGGTCCGGGCGGCGGCTCCACCAACGGGGCCGGGCTGCCGGGCGGTTCGGGCCCGGCGGCGGGCGGTTCCGGCGCGGGCGGCCCCGCTGCCGGTGCGTCCGGGTCCCGGCCGGGTGCCGGGCGACCCGGAGGCGTGGTCGGCTCCATGGGCGCGCCGGGCGGCTCCCGGTCCGGCGGTACGAACGGTGCCGGGCTCCCGGGCGGCGCGACCGGCGGCCCCGTCGCGCCCGGGCACGGCGGCGGCACCGGCTCCTTCGACGTCACCGAGGCCCTGGCGGCGGGCCCGCTGGGCAACGGCTCGCGCCCCGCCCCGGGCGGCGGCGAACCGCGCCGCGACGACCTGCCGTACTTCGCCGAGAACGGACAGGGCGGTTACGACGGCCAGAACGGCGGCCCGGGCACTGCCGGCGGCTTCGGCGAGACGGGCGCGCCCGGTGCGCGGGGCCCGGCGGGCCCGACCGGCGGACCGGTCACCGGCGACGGCCCGATGGTGCCCCCGGCGGGCTTCGACGCACCCGGCGGCCCCGGTGGCCCCGGCGGCTTCGGAAACGAGCCGGGCGGCCCCGGAAGCCAGGCAGGCCCGGGCGCCTTCAACGCACCCGGCGGACCTGGTGCCCCTGGCGGGCCCGGTGCCCTTGGCGGCCCCGGTGCCCTTGGCGGGCCCGGCGGCTACGGCGACCCGGGCCGGCCTGGCGGCCCTGACGCCTTCAACGACCCTGGCCGCTCGGGCGGCCCCGGCGGACCCGGCACCCCCGGCGGCCCAGGCACCCCCGGCGGCTTCGGAGACCCGGGGCGCCCCGGTGCTCCCGAGGCCTTCAACACCCCCGGTCGGCCGGGAGCCCCTGGCGCACCCGGCGGGCCCGGAGCCATAGGCGGCGTCCCCGGCGGCCCGGGCGGCCCCGCCGGGGCGGGCGTACCCGGAGCCCCTGGCGGCCCCGGCGGGCCCGGCACCCAGGGCGGCACCCCCGCTCCCGGCGCCGCAGGCCCTGGCCCCGGTCCCGGCGGTGGCATGAGCGACGACACCGCCATCCTCACCCCGCAGAAGCCGGCCCCCGAACCGCCGGACGGCCAGGGCTACGGCCCCCGGCACGACAACGTCTCCGGGCACACGGTCACCAGCGGCATCCCCGTCGTGCCCTCCGGCGCGGCCTCGCCGTTCGGCCCGGGTGCGCCCGGTGACGGCCCGGTGCCCCACACGGCCCCGAAGCTGCCCGAGCCGGTCTCCCCGCCCCCGGCGAGCTCCTCCAAGGCGCCGAAGAAGAAGGGCCGCAGCAAGCTCGTGCTGCTCGCGGTCGGCGTGGTCGTGGCCGCCGGTGGCGTCTACGGCGCCGGTCTGCTGATGAACCGCACCGACGTGCCCAAGGGCACCACCGTGCTCGGCGTCGACATCGGCGGCACCACCCGCGACGGCGCGGTCAAGAAGCTCGACGAGGCCTTCGACAAGAACGTCGGCAAGGAGCTGAAGCTGTCGGTGGGCGGCAAGACCGTCGCCCTCGACCCGGACAACGCGGGCCTGCAGTTCGACATGGACGCCACGGCCGACGCGGCGGCCAAGAGCGACTACAACCCGGTCTCCGTGATCGCCTCGCTCTTCGGCAACCACCGCGTCGTCACGCCGGTCATGCCCGTCGACGAGGAGAAGCTGCACGCTTCCCTGGAGGACGCGGCGGGCGGCTCCGGCGCGTCGACCGACGGCACGATCGAGTTCAAGGGCGGCAAGGCCGTCCCCGTGTACGGCAAGGTGGGCAAGGGCATCGACCTCGCCAAGGCGACGACGACGGTGGAGGAGGCGTACCGCACCCAGGTGGAGACCGGCACGGCCGGCACGGTGAACCTCCCGACCACCACCCGGCAGCCGACCGTCTCGAACGCCGAGGTCGACCGGATGCTCAAGGAGTTCGCGCAGCCCGCGATGTCCGACCTGGTCACCATTCGCACCGACGCGGCCCACAGCATCGACTTCGGCAAGGTCTCGCTGCCGAAGATCCTCAGCTTCAAGGCCGTCGACGGCAAGCTCGTGGACACCTACAACCTCAAGGCGCTCCAAGAGGCCTACGGCCAGACCTTCGAGGGCGTGCAGATCGAGGGCGCCAGCGGCAAGCGGGACGTCACCCCGCAGGACGTCGTCGGCGCGCTGCGCAAGGCCCTGCGCGGCAAGACCCCCGCGGAGCGCGTCGGAGTCATCGACACCAAGCCGAACTGACCTCCGGCCACTCGCCGTACGAGAGCCCCCGCCCCTGATCGGCGGGGGCTCTCGTCGTCACCCGGCGGGCATGACACCTGTCATGCGGCACTCCGGACGCCCGGCACTGCCGCCGCCCGCACCCCCGCGGCCACGATGGCCGTATGACAACGACAGCCCCGGTGGTCGAGTTCGACCAGGTGAGCAAGGCATACGACGCCGTCCGGGCCGTGGACGGACTGACCCTCGGTCTCAGCCCCGGCCAGACCGTGGCGCTGCTCGGCCCCAACGGCGCCGGCAAGTCCACCACCCTCGATCTGCTGCTCGGCCTCAAGAGGCCCGTCAGCGGCACGGTCCGTCTCTTCGGCACCAGCCCCCGGGACGCCATCGTCGCCGGGCGCGTGGGCGCCATGCTGCAGAGCGGCGGACTCATGGACGAGGTCACGGTCGCCGAACTCGTGCGGCTCGCCTGCGACCTGCACCCGAAGCCGTACCGGCCCTCCGAGGTCATGGCGCGTGCGGGCGTCGCGCAGATCGCCGACCGCAAGGTCGACAAGCTCTCCGGCGGCCAGGCCCAGCGCGTCCGCTTCGCCCTGGCCACCGCGGGCGACAGCGACCTCATCGTCCTGGACGAGCCCACCACCGGCATGGACGTCACCACCCGCCAGGCCTTCTGGGCCACCATGCGCAAACAGGCCGACCAGGGCCGGACCGTGCTCTTCGCCACCCACTACCTCGAAGAGGCCGACGCCGTCGCCGACCGGGTCCTCGTCCTGCACCGCGGACGGCTCCTCGCAGACGGCACGGCGGCCGAGATCAAGGCCAGGGCGGGTGCCCGCCGGGTCTCCTTCGACGTGGAGGGCGCCATCGACGAACCCGCCCTGCGCGCCCTGCCGTTCCTGACCGGGATCGACATCTCCGGTCGGACCGTGCGCATCCAGTCCTCCGACGCCGACGCGACCGTCCACGCCCTGTACGGGCTCGGCGTCTACCCCCGCAACCTCGAAGTCGCCGGGCTCGGCCTGGAGCAGGCCTTCGTCGCCATCACCACCGCCGAGGAGGCGAAGTCCCGGTGAACACGCTGATCAGGCTGGAACTCACCCGTGCCCTGCGCAACCGCAAGTTCCTCTTCTTCTCCGTGATCTACCCGTCGGTGCTGTTCCTGCTCATCGCGGGCAACTCCGACAGCACCACGAAGGTCCCCGGCACCGGCCTGACCGTCCCGACCTACATGATGGTCTCCATGGCGTCCTTCGGCGCCCTCACGGCCGTCCTCATGGGCAACAGCGAGCGCATCGCCAAGGAGCGCGAGGGCGGCTGGGTGCGTCAACTGCGCCTCACCACGCTGCCGGGCCGCGGCTACGTCCTCGCCAAGACCGCGAGCGCCGCCGTCGTCAGCCTGCCGTCCATCGTCATCGTCTTCGCCGTCGCCGCGGCCGTGAAGGACGTGACCCTGGACGCCTGGCAGTGGCTCGCCCTCACCGGCGCGATCTGGGCCGGCAGCTTCGTCTTCGCGGCGCTCGGCGTCGCCATCGGCTACCTGGCCAGCGGGGACGCGGTCCGCCCGATCACGATGCTCACCTACTTCGGCCTGTCCATGCTGGGCGGTCTGTGGATGCCCACGACGAGCTTCCCCGACTGGCTCCAGGACATCGCGAAGTGGCTGCCCACGCACGCGTACGCTGCCCTCGGGCGGGCCATCGAGCAGAGCCACGCCCCGCACGTCCAGGACCTCGCCGTCCTCGTGGTGTCGTTCGTCCTGTTCGCGGGCGGCGCGGCCTGGCTGTACCGGAAGGACACCCTGAAGGCGTGAGCGGCGTCGGGTTCGGCATGGGGCAGCGGCCGGTGAACCGCCGGCAGCGGGCGGTCAAGTCGCTGTGGACCGGCATCTGGCTGGTCTACCTCGGCGCGCCCGTCTCCGACCTGCTGCACGGCGGCCACAGTACGGGCGTCAGGATCCTCGGCTGGCTCGGCCTGGCCGCGTTCGTG
It encodes the following:
- a CDS encoding ABC transporter ATP-binding protein, with amino-acid sequence MTTTAPVVEFDQVSKAYDAVRAVDGLTLGLSPGQTVALLGPNGAGKSTTLDLLLGLKRPVSGTVRLFGTSPRDAIVAGRVGAMLQSGGLMDEVTVAELVRLACDLHPKPYRPSEVMARAGVAQIADRKVDKLSGGQAQRVRFALATAGDSDLIVLDEPTTGMDVTTRQAFWATMRKQADQGRTVLFATHYLEEADAVADRVLVLHRGRLLADGTAAEIKARAGARRVSFDVEGAIDEPALRALPFLTGIDISGRTVRIQSSDADATVHALYGLGVYPRNLEVAGLGLEQAFVAITTAEEAKSR
- the mshB gene encoding N-acetyl-1-D-myo-inositol-2-amino-2-deoxy-alpha-D-glucopyranoside deacetylase — encoded protein: MTELPSRRLLLVHAHPDDESINNGATMARYAAGGAHVTLVTCTLGERGEVIPPELAHLTGAALGQHRRRELTAAMAELGVRDVRLLGGAGRYSDSGMMGLPDNDDPACFWQADVDEAAAHLVEVIREVRPQVLVTYDDNGGYGHPDHIQAHRVAMRAVELAADAGLPIPKVYWNRVPRPVVEESFARLREDLPGTPFTKAADVDDVPGVVPEERITTEIDGTAHAGAKAAAMRAHATQITVAGPYFVLSNELAQPVLTTEYYELVRGERAPGPRETDLFAGVEEAS
- a CDS encoding ABC transporter ATP-binding protein produces the protein MAELGKKDESMDAAPSVTEVETVDVATEEAAVAALDAPAERGEPILQVRNLVKHFPLTQGILFKRQVGAVKAVDGISFDLYQGETLGIVGESGCGKSTVAKLLMMLEKATAGEVFYKGQDITKLSGRALKAVRRNIQMVFQDPYTSLNPRMTVGDIIGETFEIHPEVAPKGDRRRKVQDLLDVVGLNPEYINRYPHQFSGGQRQRIGIARGLALNPEIIICDEPVSALDVSVQAQVINLMEKLQDEFNLSYLFIAHDLSIVRHISDRVGVMYLGKMAEIGTDTEIYDHPTHPYTQALLSAVPVPDPESREGRERIILTGDVPSPANPPSGCRFRTRCWKAEDKCAQEAPLLAVPERFKGEDTPAAHDSACHFAEEKDVVHAA
- a CDS encoding DUF6113 family protein; the encoded protein is MNDRTPMLAQPMRPPTAGRAAACLAFFVLGAVVGVAGALVQPGWFPGGLLLALAGEAGAVLGATRVLRGRAGGVAVAAGWMLAVVLLTASRTEGDFVFAAGSGSYLFLLGGIAVAVICATLAPGRQPDGDPVRLAK
- a CDS encoding S9 family peptidase; translated protein: MTTEPHSFPRRHARTQRFTLGAPRSFTVAPDGSRVVFLRSGSGTDRANSLWVLDVEEGGERVAADPRALLGGSSEELSPEERARRERSREGGAGIVGYATDSAVELASFALSGRLFAAELRAGTARELPAPGPVIDPRPAPDGRHVAYVAQGALRVVGAEGEGDRALAEPESENVSYGLAEFIAAEEMGRSRGFWWAPESDRLLMARVDDTPVGRWWIADPAHPEREPQRVPYPAAGTGNAEVRLFVVGLDGLRTEVAWDRARFPYLAHVHWSAAGAPLLLVQARDQRSQLILAVDPDSGATRMVHADEDRTWLDLFPGVPCWSPSGQLVRIADEGGARVLAVGDRPLTGGQLHVRAVLDVSEHDVLISASAGAEAAGEAETGQVHVYRVNELGVERVSQEPGVHAAVRAGEVTVLVSATLNRPGSRAQVLRDGKPTRTVPSYAEDPGMSPRVTLTEGGARRVPCAVLMPRDYDGDTPLPVLMDPYGGPHGQRVVASHNAHLTSQWFADQGFAVVVADGRGTPGRSPAWEKAVHHDFTLSLDDQVEALEDLAKRYPLDLSRVAIRGWSFGGWLAGLAVLRRPDVFHAGIAGAPVTDWALYDTHYTERYLGTPAEHPESYAKSSLVTAEGLSSPAEPHRPLMIVHGLADDNVVVAHALRLSSALLAAGRPHEVLPLSGVTHITPQEQVAENLLLLQVDFLKRSLGMPTA
- a CDS encoding DUF397 domain-containing protein; the encoded protein is MIHKTSYGGASDLAWFKSGYSSGAETDSCVEVAEEPGTVHVRDSKVVEGPRLAFAPAAWTGVVPYAKGN
- a CDS encoding ABC transporter permease, whose protein sequence is MNTLIRLELTRALRNRKFLFFSVIYPSVLFLLIAGNSDSTTKVPGTGLTVPTYMMVSMASFGALTAVLMGNSERIAKEREGGWVRQLRLTTLPGRGYVLAKTASAAVVSLPSIVIVFAVAAAVKDVTLDAWQWLALTGAIWAGSFVFAALGVAIGYLASGDAVRPITMLTYFGLSMLGGLWMPTTSFPDWLQDIAKWLPTHAYAALGRAIEQSHAPHVQDLAVLVVSFVLFAGGAAWLYRKDTLKA
- a CDS encoding ABC transporter permease → MPDKTIEKRVDALPGDTASTAGVVVTDSGPAPDKARSLWSDAWHDLRRNPLFLVSAVLIVFLLVMSLWPGLFTSASPRDADLAKHYLGKPNWGHFFAPDWLGYDVQGRSIYARVVHGARASITVGVGVTVAVTILGTVIGMIAGYFGGWTDTLLSRMTDIFLGIPFLLGALVVLNSFEERTVWVVIMALAFLGWTQIARVARGAVITIKQADYVVAARALGASTSRILFRHILPNALAPIIVVATIALGGYIAAEATLSFLGVGLGDTAVSWGGDVARGREQLRIAPHTLIIPSVMVSITVLSFLMFGDAVRNALDPKLR
- a CDS encoding ABC transporter ATP-binding protein translates to MTIIDETAESPSADGSQGAGRPLLEVRDLHVEFRTRDGVAKAVNGVNYSVAAGETLAVLGESGSGKSVTAQAIMGILDMPPGSIPKGEILFRGQDMLKMSGEERRKIRGNKIAMIFQDALSSLNPVLSVGYQLGEMFRVHQGMSKKDAKAKAIELMDRVKIPAAKERVGDYPHQFSGGMRQRIMIAMALALEPDLIIADEPTTALDVTVQAQVMDLLAELQREYNMGLILITHDLGVVADVADKIAVMYAGRIVEHAPVHELYKRPAHPYTKGLLHSIPRLDQKGQELYAIKGLPPNLTRIPSGCAFNPRCPQAQDICRTDIPPLHPVTERDGGELTGRGSACHFWKETIHG